A genomic region of Raphanus sativus cultivar WK10039 chromosome 6, ASM80110v3, whole genome shotgun sequence contains the following coding sequences:
- the LOC130496982 gene encoding probable rRNA-processing protein EBP2 homolog, giving the protein MSFEEDDFMEENEMNMIDEDEPASDSEAESLSDSDEEITEKLAEPTKTAVYNRDGLLDKLQDISWPEDIDWTHKLTVEIEQGQQAAVDVNDDLAREMAFYTQALEGTREAFEKLQEMGLPFLRPGDYYAEMVKSDTHMEKVKSKLLYEKRQMEEAEERRKARDNKKMAKEVQSQKMKERAKQKKDEIESVKKWRKQRQQSGFSEKGAGELDLEFGNGKSFQRGGGGGKKRPGVSPGDRSGGKGKTASRMNNKKREFRDSKFGHGGRKGLSKQNTAETTNDFKGGFRGGKAGGNKRQKR; this is encoded by the coding sequence ATGTcatttgaagaagatgatttTATGGAAGAGAATGAGATGAACATGATTGATGAAGACGAACCAGCATCCGACTCTGAAGCTGAATCTCTTTCAGATTCAGATGAAGAGATCACTGAGAAGTTAGCCGAGCCGACAAAGACTGCTGTCTACAACAGAGATGGCCTTCTCGACAAGCTCCAAGACATTAGCTGGCCAGAAGATATTGACTGGACTCACAAGCTCACCGTCGAGATCGAGCAAGGACAACAAGCCGCCGTCGACGTAAACGACGACCTCGCTAGAGAGATGGCTTTCTACACTCAAGCTTTGGAAGGAACGAGGGAGGCCTTCGAGAAGCTCCAGGAGATGGGGCTGCCTTTTTTAAGACCGGGGGATTACTACGCGGAGATGGTGAAGTCGGACACGCACATGGAGAAGGTGAAGTCTAAGCTTCTTTACGAGAAGAGACAGATGGAGGAGGCTGAAGAGAGGAGGAAAGCTAGGGATAACAAGAAGATGGCTAAGGAGGTTCAGTCTCAGAAGATGAAGGAGAGGGCTAAGCAGAAGAAGGATGAGATTGAGTCTGTCAAGAAGTGGAGGAAACAGAGGCAGCAGAGTGGGTTTAGTGAGAAAGGTGCTGGAGAGCTTGATCTTGAGTTTGGGAATGGGAAGAGTTTTCagagaggtggtggtggtggtaagAAGAGACCTGGTGTGTCTCCTGGTGATAGGTCAGGAGGGAAAGGGAAGACCGCTTCGAGGATGAATAATAAGAAGAGGGAGTTTAGGGACTCCAAGTTTGGTCATGGTGGGAGGAAAGGGTTGAGCAAGCAGAACACTGCAGAGACTACTAATGATTTCAAAGGCGGGTTTCGTGGTGGCAAAGCTGGTGGAAACAAGAGACAGAAGAGATGA
- the LOC108835103 gene encoding serine/threonine-protein kinase STY13 → MEQTSETKATPENNLRSRAAAAVGNNSKKDMIFRADKIDLKNLDIQLEKHLSRVWSRNIEKNPKPKEDWEIDLAKLEMRNVIARGAYGIVYKGIYDGQDVAVKVLDWGEEGYATAAETSALRASFRQEVAVWHKLDHPNVTKFVGASMGTTNLKIPSSAETENSLPQRACCVVVEYLPGGTLKQFLFRNRRRKLAFKVVVQLALDLSRGLSYLHSERIVHRDVKTENMLLDYQRNLKIADFGVARVEAQNPKDMTGETGTLGYMAPEVLDGKPYNRRCDVYSFGICLWEIYCCDMPYPDLSFADVSSAVVRQNLRPDIPRCCPTSLSSIMKKCWEANPEKRPEMEEVVKMLEGVDTSKGGGMIPEDQRPGCFCFVSGRGP, encoded by the exons ATGGAACAAACAAGTGAGACAAAAGCTACACCGGAAAACAACCTCAGAAGCagagctgctgctgctgttgggaACAACAGCAAGAAAGACATGATTTTCCGAGCTGACAAGATCGATCTGAAGAATCTTGACATCCAGCTGGAAAAACATCTGAGTAGGGTTTGGTCAAGAAACATCGAGAAGAACCCAAAGCCTAAGGAAGACTGGGAGATTGACTTGGCTAAATTAGAGATGAGGAATGTCATTGCTCGTGGTGCTTATGGTATTGTCTACAAAGGCATCTATGATGGTCAAGACGTTGCAG TGAAAGTGCTTGATTGGGGAGAAGAAGGTTACGCGACAGCGGCTGAGACTTCAGCTCTACGTGCTTCATTTAGACAAGAAGTTGCGGTTTGGCATAAACTTGACCATCCCAATGTCACAAAGTTTGTTGGAGCATCAATGGGAACAACGAATCTGAAGATACCATCGTCAGCAGAGACGGAGAACTCGTTGCCTCAGAGAGCTTGTTGTGTGGTTGTGGAGTATCTTCCTGGAGGTACTCTTAAACAGTTCTTGTTCCGTAACAGGAGAAGGAAACTCGCTTTCAAAGTTGTTGTTCAGCTCGCTCTTGATCTCTCCCGAGG gCTAAGTTATTTGCATTCAGAGAGAATTGTCCACCGCGATGTGAAAACAGAGAACATGCTATTGGATTATCAGAGGAATCTAAAGATAGCTGATTTTGGAGTGGCTAGAGTTGAGGCTCAGAATCCAAAGGACATGACTGGAGAGACTGGTACTCTTGGATACATGGCTCCAGAG GTTCTTGATGGTAAGCCATACAACAGAAGATGCGATGTGTACAGCTTTGGGATATGCTTGTGGGAGATTTACTGTTGTGACATGCCTTATCCTGATCTCAGCTTTGCTGATGTTTCTTCTGCTGTTGTTCGTCAG AATCTGAGACCGGACATACCGAGATGTTGTCCGACATCATTATCAAGCATCATGAAGAAATGTTGGGAAGCGAATCCTGAGAAACGACCGGAGATGGAGGAAGTCGTGAAGATGCTTGAAGGAGTCGACACCTCCAAAGGCGGCGGAATGATCCCGGAAGATCAGAGACCTGGCTGTTTCTGCTTTGTCTCCGGTCGTGGTCCATAA